From Nicotiana tabacum cultivar K326 chromosome 15, ASM71507v2, whole genome shotgun sequence, the proteins below share one genomic window:
- the LOC142169801 gene encoding dehydration-responsive element-binding protein 1F-like — protein MNNSSTSIRVAVSDEEHINILALRKPKKRAGRKKFKETRHPVYRGVRRRNNDKWVCELREPSKQKRIWLGSYPTAEMAARAHDVAALALRGQLATLNFADSAWRLQVPASKDPKDLRQAAAKAA, from the coding sequence ATGAATAATTCAAGCACTTCAATTAGAGTGGCAGTTTCCGATGAAGAACATATCAATATATTAGCGTTGAGGAAACCCAAGAAGCGAGCGGGAAGGAAGAAGTTCAAAGAAACTCGGCACCCAGTGTACAGGGGAGTGAGAAGGAGGAACAACGACAAGTGGGTTTGCGAACTGCGCGAGCCCAGCAAACAGAAGCGAATATGGTTGGGAAGTTACCCAACCGCAGAAATGGCTGCGCGCGCTCATGACGTAGCTGCATTGGCACTTAGAGGACAGCTGGCCACTTTAAACTTCGCAGACTCCGCTTGGCGGTTGCAAGTGCCGGCATCAAAGGATCCCAAGGACTTGCGCCAAGCGGCTGCAAAAGCAGCATAG